Proteins encoded together in one Planctomycetia bacterium window:
- a CDS encoding DUF1549 and DUF1553 domain-containing protein, producing the protein MIFRIDRLWNLRFYCSFVAILASSTCSQADSHVSVSFNTDVVPLLTKLGCNGGGCHGKATGQNGFKLSLLGFEPDLDYDAIVREARGRRWFPGSASRSLLLLKATGISPHGGGVRLNQDSEDYRTLLTWLEQGAQPSRSHEPTLERISVSPTTHVFDAKREPQPLRVTAAFSDGSTRDVTSRAVYQSNEPELAEVSEAGVVQTSKRGGSFAVMVRFCEQIAVFHGTVPLTESTAETSAQLAAWDRNVARSFVDRHLAAQWKRLGIVPSEPADDREFIRRVSIDICGTLPTPAELAEYVSDARSDKRARLVDRLLERPQYASNFALKWADILRNRGAGYSTRYQRLGTTLFSGWIRDSFAANVPYDRFVASIVTASGSQEANPPAIWYRTVRTNSDYVESVAQAFLGIRIQCAQCHHHPAERWSQADYYQLAAVFARVGRKGGYADAEVPTDETIYLADEGEVFHPRTGKRMTPRPPGGAEFTLDRFDDPRQSLADWMASPENPYVARTMVNRMWGHFFNRGIIHPIDDARSTNPPSNPELIDALAHDFIAHKYDIKHLIRTICNSAAYGISSVPNGTNRDDAQNYARYYPRRMQAEVLLDALSQVLDAPTKFRAAGGEFPAGTRAIDLPDEAVPNHFLDVFGRPARNSACECERVDSPALGQTLELVNSAELQTKLTTEKGYVAQLAANSRPNAENVEEVFIRVLARPPRDKERATALKFLESQKDRKTAYASLLWSLIATNEFLFNH; encoded by the coding sequence ATGATCTTCCGAATCGATCGCTTATGGAATCTACGTTTCTACTGCTCGTTCGTTGCCATACTTGCGTCGAGTACTTGTTCGCAAGCCGACTCGCATGTCAGCGTCTCGTTCAACACGGATGTCGTGCCGCTCTTGACGAAGCTGGGTTGCAACGGCGGCGGCTGCCACGGCAAGGCGACCGGCCAAAACGGCTTCAAGCTTTCGCTGCTCGGGTTCGAGCCCGACTTAGACTACGATGCGATCGTGCGTGAAGCGCGCGGCCGGCGTTGGTTTCCGGGAAGTGCGAGTCGTTCGCTGCTCTTGCTGAAAGCGACCGGCATCTCCCCGCATGGGGGCGGCGTGCGATTGAATCAAGATTCGGAAGATTATCGCACGTTGCTCACCTGGCTGGAGCAAGGTGCCCAGCCGAGTCGTTCCCACGAACCGACGCTCGAACGCATTTCGGTCTCACCGACGACCCACGTCTTCGATGCGAAGCGCGAACCGCAACCGCTCCGCGTTACGGCCGCCTTCTCCGACGGCTCGACGCGCGATGTGACGAGTCGAGCGGTGTATCAATCGAACGAACCGGAACTGGCCGAGGTAAGTGAAGCCGGCGTCGTGCAAACGAGCAAGCGGGGCGGCTCGTTCGCGGTGATGGTGCGATTCTGCGAACAAATCGCGGTTTTTCACGGAACCGTTCCGCTCACGGAATCCACCGCCGAGACTTCCGCGCAGCTCGCCGCCTGGGATCGCAACGTCGCCCGTTCGTTCGTCGATCGTCATCTGGCGGCGCAATGGAAGCGGCTCGGCATCGTTCCGTCCGAGCCGGCCGACGATCGCGAATTCATCCGACGCGTTTCGATCGACATCTGCGGCACGCTGCCGACGCCGGCCGAACTCGCCGAGTACGTCTCCGATGCGCGCAGCGATAAACGCGCGAGGCTCGTCGATCGACTATTGGAGCGACCTCAATATGCGAGCAACTTCGCGTTGAAGTGGGCCGATATCCTTCGCAATCGAGGAGCCGGCTACAGCACGCGTTATCAGCGTTTGGGCACCACGCTCTTCTCGGGCTGGATTCGCGATAGCTTCGCCGCGAACGTCCCCTACGACCGATTCGTCGCCTCGATCGTCACCGCTTCGGGAAGCCAAGAAGCGAATCCGCCGGCCATTTGGTATCGCACCGTGCGGACCAACTCCGATTATGTCGAATCGGTAGCGCAAGCGTTTCTCGGCATCCGAATTCAATGTGCGCAGTGCCATCATCATCCGGCCGAGCGTTGGAGCCAGGCCGATTACTACCAACTCGCGGCGGTGTTCGCTCGCGTCGGTCGCAAGGGGGGCTATGCCGATGCCGAAGTGCCGACCGATGAAACGATCTATCTGGCGGACGAGGGAGAAGTCTTTCATCCGCGCACCGGAAAACGGATGACGCCGCGTCCGCCGGGCGGTGCCGAATTCACGCTCGATCGTTTCGACGATCCTCGGCAAAGCCTCGCCGACTGGATGGCCTCGCCGGAGAACCCGTACGTGGCACGAACGATGGTCAACCGCATGTGGGGTCATTTTTTCAACCGCGGGATCATTCATCCGATCGACGACGCTCGCAGCACCAACCCGCCGAGCAATCCCGAGCTGATCGACGCTCTCGCGCATGATTTCATCGCTCACAAATACGATATCAAGCACCTCATTCGCACGATCTGCAACTCGGCGGCTTACGGAATCAGCTCCGTTCCCAACGGCACGAATCGCGATGATGCGCAGAACTATGCGCGCTACTATCCGCGGCGCATGCAAGCGGAAGTGCTGCTCGACGCGTTATCGCAAGTGCTCGACGCGCCGACGAAATTCCGTGCCGCCGGGGGAGAGTTTCCGGCCGGCACCCGCGCGATCGATCTACCCGACGAAGCGGTCCCGAACCACTTCCTCGACGTCTTCGGCCGCCCGGCACGCAACTCGGCTTGCGAGTGCGAGCGTGTCGATTCGCCGGCCTTGGGCCAAACGCTCGAGCTCGTCAACTCGGCGGAGCTACAGACGAAACTAACGACCGAGAAGGGCTATGTCGCGCAGTTGGCGGCAAACTCACGGCCGAACGCCGAGAATGTCGAGGAAGTATTCATCCGCGTCCTCGCCCGCCCCCCTCGCGATAAAGAACGAGCCACGGCGTTGAAGTTTCTCGAATCGCAGAAAGATCGTAAGACCGCCTACGCTTCGTTGCTCTGGTCATTGATCGCTACGAACGAATTTTTGTTCAATCATTGA